In one window of Chryseobacterium sp. JV274 DNA:
- a CDS encoding MauE/DoxX family redox-associated membrane protein encodes MKNVQTIFIKTVSCFFILLFVYASVSKLLDFENFQVQIAQSPLLSAYAGGISYAVIIVELIIVLLLTFPSRRLIGLYLSTALMSAFTMYIFLILNFSDFVPCSCGGILEKMGWTEHLIFNILCVVIGGLSVLIIGRANHNTHRKTALILGISNILSCILVIVLFFKSEYIIKQENNFTRRFLMHPILKVKSMDLENHSFYFAGAKNEELYLANRSLPQNLLAVDSLLKKAVNTKIDLELSKYPFKKIEIKVKDHHYYIYDGNVPIILKGKLGDVKSKIISFNDAFFSQLEIIDSNKIAIRTLSSQTRNLTLGTILINHNGKNQVTLHPDLLEKQLDGFFDSDGYLSSDPIRPTVSYIYSYRNQFLVMNHSMQLIHRWRTIDTTKIAQIKVTSLSNGKSKMSKPALKVNGHAIVYRGLLFNPAQLRGRHESLNRWKESKVIDIYNTESQEYIGSMYIDNIKNNTMSDFRITDEHLYAIIGNQLVQYKLTQPLKKHFKNGEAENRVSE; translated from the coding sequence ATGAAAAACGTACAAACTATCTTTATCAAAACTGTTTCCTGCTTTTTTATTCTGTTGTTTGTTTATGCAAGTGTGAGCAAATTGCTTGATTTTGAAAACTTTCAAGTACAGATTGCTCAGTCACCTTTACTAAGTGCTTATGCAGGGGGTATTTCTTATGCTGTTATTATTGTGGAATTAATTATTGTACTGTTATTAACTTTTCCAAGCAGGAGATTAATCGGATTATACTTATCAACTGCATTAATGTCAGCATTTACGATGTATATATTTCTCATTCTAAATTTCAGTGACTTTGTCCCTTGCTCATGTGGAGGGATCCTGGAAAAAATGGGATGGACTGAACATCTGATTTTTAATATTCTTTGTGTAGTTATAGGAGGTCTATCTGTTCTTATCATCGGAAGAGCAAATCATAACACTCACCGTAAAACGGCATTGATCTTAGGAATTTCCAATATTTTGAGTTGTATTCTTGTCATTGTTTTGTTTTTTAAGTCAGAATACATTATAAAACAGGAAAACAATTTTACAAGAAGGTTTCTGATGCATCCTATTTTAAAAGTAAAAAGTATGGATCTTGAGAACCATTCATTTTATTTTGCTGGTGCTAAAAATGAAGAGCTTTACTTAGCTAACCGAAGCCTCCCTCAAAATTTATTAGCAGTTGATTCACTTTTAAAGAAAGCTGTAAATACAAAGATTGATCTGGAACTCAGCAAATATCCATTTAAAAAAATAGAGATTAAAGTTAAAGATCACCATTATTATATCTATGATGGAAATGTACCCATCATATTAAAAGGCAAATTAGGTGATGTAAAAAGCAAAATAATCAGTTTTAACGATGCATTTTTTAGCCAGCTTGAAATTATTGACAGTAATAAAATTGCCATTCGCACCCTCTCATCTCAAACCAGAAATTTAACGTTGGGAACTATTTTAATCAATCACAATGGCAAAAATCAGGTGACACTGCATCCTGATTTACTTGAAAAGCAGTTGGATGGTTTTTTTGATTCTGACGGCTATCTTTCATCTGATCCTATAAGACCAACTGTCAGCTATATCTACAGTTATAGAAACCAGTTTCTTGTCATGAACCATTCAATGCAGCTTATTCACAGATGGAGAACTATTGATACGACTAAAATCGCACAGATTAAAGTAACATCGCTATCCAATGGAAAATCTAAAATGTCTAAACCTGCACTAAAAGTTAACGGGCATGCGATCGTATACAGAGGTCTGTTATTTAACCCTGCTCAATTAAGAGGAAGACATGAATCTTTAAACAGATGGAAGGAAAGCAAAGTTATTGACATCTATAATACCGAATCTCAGGAATATATTGGCAGTATGTACATCGACAATATTAAAAATAATACCATGTCAGATTTTAGAATTACCGATGAGCATTTGTACGCAATTATTGGAAATCAGCTGGTACAATATAAACTTACCCAGCCCCTGAAAAAACATTTTAAAAACGGGGAAGCCGAAAACCGTGTTTCAGAGTAG
- a CDS encoding helix-turn-helix domain-containing protein yields the protein MKKFYYFLILFPVFSQFLFSQKKDEKTFSEIRKPYEKMAIDDIHAMPYVKLYIEKAKNENNFSKLIQGYRDARQFDYKNKMKYADSALTVSLQHGSQDDISKEYLSKGIIYYFYQKKFKLALNEYIKAYAHSKGSKDEYHRYKVLYHLGIVKSHLGYYDDAMKHFLECTSFYRSKLNENHHENEQFNYEKAYLNCLHQLTVLNRYLHHFAKSDSLSNLGYRLTANNNDFVLEKSYFLKCIGISRFHHKDYVGAQDHLQKSLPNILKRNDFAWASVVYYYLGKTYEAQDNVNKAVGCYNKIDSIFNKHDFILPEVYKSYHYLIDHYKDRDLEKQLYYTNQLLKADSLISKDFPYLSLKLHKDFDRRTLMDAKEEIERSSTKKIVLAQILIVSGSVVLVFFVVRYRRDQKIKKQYQLLQKRIAEGKYNMNDILREEMIELPVRKTSLTPEMALEIKEKLEKFEQEQHFKKKGITQKSIALKLGTNSHYLSVYINEQKGINFNKYMAELRINYITNLLNTNSKYLNYTIEALADECGIAARQNFSNLFFDINGIRPTDYIKNRKKELGIS from the coding sequence ATGAAAAAGTTTTATTACTTTCTCATCTTATTTCCTGTTTTTTCACAATTTTTATTTTCACAAAAGAAAGATGAAAAAACTTTCAGTGAAATTAGAAAGCCTTATGAAAAAATGGCAATAGATGACATTCATGCAATGCCCTATGTAAAACTGTACATTGAGAAAGCAAAAAACGAAAATAATTTTTCAAAGCTGATTCAAGGGTATAGAGATGCAAGACAGTTTGATTATAAAAACAAGATGAAGTATGCTGACAGTGCGCTTACTGTCAGTTTACAGCATGGAAGCCAAGATGACATCAGTAAAGAATATTTAAGCAAGGGAATTATCTATTATTTTTATCAAAAAAAATTTAAGCTGGCTTTAAATGAATACATTAAAGCCTATGCGCATTCAAAAGGCTCAAAGGATGAGTACCATAGGTATAAAGTCCTTTATCATTTAGGAATTGTAAAAAGTCATTTGGGCTATTATGATGACGCCATGAAGCATTTTCTTGAATGTACTTCATTTTACAGGTCAAAGCTGAATGAAAACCATCATGAAAATGAACAGTTTAACTATGAGAAGGCGTATCTCAACTGCTTACATCAACTGACTGTACTCAACAGATATCTGCATCATTTTGCCAAGAGTGATAGTTTAAGCAATTTAGGTTATCGGCTAACTGCCAATAATAATGATTTTGTGCTTGAAAAAAGCTATTTCCTAAAATGCATCGGAATTTCCAGATTTCATCATAAAGATTATGTTGGTGCTCAGGATCACTTGCAAAAATCTTTACCCAATATTCTAAAGAGAAATGATTTCGCCTGGGCTTCTGTAGTATATTATTATCTGGGTAAAACATATGAAGCACAGGATAATGTAAATAAGGCTGTAGGATGTTATAACAAAATAGACTCTATTTTCAATAAACATGATTTTATACTTCCTGAGGTCTATAAGAGTTATCACTATCTTATCGATCATTATAAAGATAGAGACCTCGAAAAGCAACTGTACTATACCAATCAGCTTTTAAAAGCTGACAGTTTAATCAGTAAAGATTTTCCCTATTTATCTTTGAAACTTCATAAAGATTTTGACCGACGTACACTGATGGATGCAAAAGAAGAAATCGAGAGATCCAGTACTAAAAAAATAGTATTGGCTCAGATACTGATTGTTTCAGGAAGTGTAGTTCTTGTTTTTTTTGTTGTCCGGTATCGAAGAGATCAAAAGATAAAAAAACAATATCAGCTTCTTCAAAAGAGAATTGCTGAAGGAAAATATAATATGAATGATATTTTAAGAGAAGAAATGATAGAACTGCCTGTAAGAAAGACTTCTCTTACCCCGGAAATGGCTTTAGAAATAAAAGAAAAACTTGAGAAGTTTGAGCAGGAGCAACATTTCAAAAAGAAAGGGATTACGCAGAAAAGTATTGCTTTAAAGCTGGGAACCAATTCCCACTATCTTTCGGTTTATATCAATGAACAAAAAGGGATTAATTTTAATAAATACATGGCTGAACTGAGAATTAATTATATCACTAATCTACTTAATACCAACAGTAAATATTTAAATTATACTATCGAGGCTCTGGCTGATGAATGTGGTATAGCGGCACGCCAGAACTTTTCAAATCTGTTCTTTGACATCAATGGGATCAGACCTACTGATTATATAAAGAATCGGAAAAAGGAGCTGGGTATTAGTTGA
- a CDS encoding RteC domain-containing protein, giving the protein MVTKTIFKRTSKLLEDLDLKINEVNADGNDLIKISEKALLIIDESIRKLKLLVSNHHFDHIAEEVFFFKKLKPQFISKFIYYSAVLDIESHKPAAGNKTLKKYYEAEQEKLKDFYLEHSEFYSYYKREATYLDHKIFVRNSYDLKMKLSSGFYNYDPSFTTSHDHMIARFISNQQFDQYLKKQIENSNDTFTTKVFSPLSWSGSKVGLIELIYALYQMRCFNGGNIELSEVIKFTEKSLDCDLGNFHKTIFEIRNRKQGPTKFLQLVSDNLNQYFMNIDAE; this is encoded by the coding sequence ATGGTAACAAAAACTATTTTTAAAAGAACTTCGAAGTTATTGGAGGATCTGGACCTAAAGATTAACGAAGTCAATGCTGACGGAAATGACCTGATCAAAATTTCAGAAAAGGCATTACTTATTATTGATGAGTCGATAAGGAAATTAAAACTTTTGGTTTCCAACCATCATTTTGATCATATTGCTGAAGAAGTATTCTTTTTTAAAAAACTGAAACCGCAGTTTATCTCAAAATTTATTTATTATTCTGCAGTACTGGATATTGAATCTCATAAGCCGGCTGCCGGAAATAAGACTTTAAAAAAATATTATGAAGCAGAACAGGAAAAGTTGAAAGACTTTTATTTGGAGCATTCTGAATTTTACAGTTACTATAAACGGGAAGCAACCTATCTTGATCATAAAATATTTGTTCGTAATTCCTACGACCTAAAAATGAAGCTATCATCCGGATTTTATAATTATGATCCAAGTTTTACAACATCCCACGATCATATGATCGCCAGATTTATTTCCAATCAGCAGTTCGATCAGTATTTAAAGAAGCAAATCGAAAATTCAAATGATACCTTTACCACAAAAGTATTTTCTCCTTTGAGCTGGTCGGGGTCAAAGGTCGGTCTTATAGAGCTTATCTATGCACTTTACCAGATGCGTTGTTTTAACGGCGGTAATATAGAGTTAAGCGAAGTCATAAAATTTACAGAAAAGTCATTGGATTGCGATTTAGGTAACTTTCATAAAACCATCTTTGAAATCCGTAACCGGAAACAGGGACCAACCAAATTCCTTCAATTGGTGAGTGACAATTTGAATCAATATTTTATGAACATTGATGCTGAGTAA